From a single Populus trichocarpa isolate Nisqually-1 chromosome 17, P.trichocarpa_v4.1, whole genome shotgun sequence genomic region:
- the LOC18107388 gene encoding T-complex protein 1 subunit zeta 1 yields the protein MSIRLLNPNAEVLNKSAALHMNINAAKGLQDVLKSNLGPKGTIKMLVGGAGDIKLTKDGNTLLKEMQIQNPTAIMIARTAVAQDDISGDGTTSTVIFIGELMKQSERCIDEGMHPRVLVDGFEIAKRATLQFLEKFKTPVVMGDEPDREILKMVARTALRTKLHEALADQLTDIVVNSVLCIRKPEEGIDLFMVEIMHMRHKFDVDTRLVEGLVLDHGSRHPDMKRRAENCFILTCNVSLEYEKSEINAGFFYSNAEQREAMVTAERRQVDERVKKIIELKDKVCSGTDNNFVVINQKGIDPPSLDLLARAGIIALRRAKRRNMERLVLACGGEGVNSVDSLTPDCLGWAGLVYEHVLGEEKYTFVENVKNPHSCTILIKGPNDHTIAQIKDAVRDGLRAVKNTIEDEAVVLGAGAFEFAARKYLINEVKKTVKGRAQLGVEAFADALLVVPKTLAENSGLDTQDEIVTLTGEHDRDNIVGINLQTGGPLDPQMEGIFDNYSVKRQLINSGPVIASQLLLVDEVIRAGRNMRKPT from the exons atgtcgaTAAGATTATTAAACCCTAACGCGGAGGTTCTCAACAAATCGGCGGCGCTTCACATGAACATCAATGCCGCTAAAGGTTTACAAGATGTTCTAAAATCCAATCTCGGCCCCAAAGGCACCATCAAGAT GCTTGTTGGTGGTGCTGGAGATATAAAGCTGACTAAGGATGGAAACACTCTTTTGAAAGAAATG CAAATTCAAAATCCGACGGCCATTATGATTGCAAGGACGGCTGTTGCCCAAGATGATATCAGTGGAGATGGTACGACGTCTACTGTGATTTTTATTGGAGAGCTTATGAAGCAATCTGAACGGTGCATCGATGAAG GGATGCATCCACGTGTATTGGTTGATGGTTTTGAGATTGCCAAAAGAGCCACTCTCCagtttcttgaaaaatttaagACTCCCGTGGTCATGGGTGATGAACCTGACAGGGAAATTCTTAAAATGGTTGCTAGGACAGCCCTAAGGACAAAG CTGCATGAAGCTTTGGCAGATCAGTTAACTGACATAGTTGTCAATTCG GTGCTTTGTATTCGAAAGCCTGAGGAAGGCATTGATCTATTTATGGTGGAGATTATGCACATGCGTCATAAATTCGATGTTGACACGCGGCTT GTTGAAGGTCTTGTTCTTGACCATGGTTCTAGGCATCCTGATATGAAACGGCGGGCAGAGAACTGTTTTATCTTGACATGCAATGTGTCTTTGGAATATGAGAAAAG TGAAATAAATGCAGGATTTTTCTACTCAAATGCGGAGCAGAGGGAGGCAATGGTTACTGCTGAAAGGCGTCAGGTCGAtgaaagagttaaaaaaattattgaactaaAAGATAAG GTTTGTTCTGGTACAGACAACAATTTTGTGGTTATCAATCAAAAGGGAATTGATCCTCCATCATTGGACCTTCTTGCACGAGCAGGG ATAATTGCCCTGCGAAGAGCGAAGAGGAGAAATATGGAACGCCTGGTTTTGGCTTGTGGAGGAGAGGGTGTGAATTCTGTCGATAGTTTAACTCCTGACTGCCTTGGTTGGGCTGGACTGGTGTATGAGCACGTCCTTGGTGAAGAGAAGTATACATTTGTTGAAAATGTAAAGAACCCCCATTCTTGCACTATCTTAATAAAAG GACCCAATGACCATACAATTGCCCAAATAAAGGATGCTGTCCGTGATGGCTTGAGAGCTGTAAAAAACACCATTGAAGATGAAGCTGTTGTGCTT GGAGCAGGAGCTTTTGAATTTGCAGCCAGGAAATACCTAATCAATGAAGTCAAGAAAACAGTTAAAGGG CGTGCTCAGCTAGGTGTTGAAGCTTTTGCCGATGCCCTTCTCGTGGTGCCCAAAACACTGGCTGAGAATTCCGGGCTAGACACTCAAGATGAGATTGTCACTCTCACG GGAGAGCATGACAGGGATAACATTGTTGGAATAAATCTCCAAACAGGAGGGCCCCTTGATCCTCAAATGGAGGGTATCTTCGACAACTACTCTGTCAAGCGCCAACTCATAAACTCAGG GCCTGTTATCGCATCCCAATTGCTGCTGGTGGATGAAGTGATTAGGGCTGGGCGGAACATGAGGAAGCCAACTTAG
- the LOC18107387 gene encoding probable carboxylesterase 17 gives MIRKNMAAISFDPRVNLQMSKNSHGVISEEIEGLIRVYKDGRIERPPIVPNVPCNVAPVDDVTAKDVVIDKFTNLWARIYVTKRSGILPLLVYFHGGGFCVASAAWICYHEFLANLASKAGCIIVSVNYRLAPENRLPTAYEDGIKTLMWVKQQTLNCSPEHNWWLSRCNFSSLFLAGDSAGANIAYNMATRLGSSNNPDCMTIKPLCLKGIILIQPFFGGEARTLSEKNMTQPANSALTLSASDTYWLLSLPLGSTRDHPYCNPLANGASKLRDQRFPATMVCISEMDILKDRNLEFCAALVNAGKRVEKMIYKGVGHAFQVLLNSHLSQIRVQEMVSHLKAFIHQ, from the coding sequence atgataagaaaaaatatggcTGCCATTTCGTTTGATCCAAGAGTTAATCTTCAAATGAGCAAGAACTCTCACGGCGTAATCagtgaagaaattgaaggacTCATCAGAGTTTACAAAGATGGACGCATCGAAAGGCCTCCTATAGTTCCTAATGTTCCTTGCAATGTGGCGCCAGTAGATGATGTGACAGCAAAAGATGTTGTTATCGATAAGTTCACTAACTTGTGGGCACGCATTTACGTCACAAAACGCTCAGGCATACTGCCTTTGCTTGTTTACTTCCATGGAGGTGGATTTTGTGTTGCTTCAGCTGCTTGGATTTGTTACCATGAGTTCTTGGCCAATCTTGCTTCTAAAGCAGGTTGCATCATCGTATCCGTAAACTACCGTCTAGCCCCAGAAAACCGTCTCCCTACTGCTTACGAAGACGGCATCAAGACCCTTATGTGGGTAAAACAACAGACTCTAAATTGTTCTCCTGAGCATAACTGGTGGTTAAGTCGGTGCAATTTCTCTAGCTTGTTCTTAGCTGGTGACAGTGCTGGAGCAAACATAGCATACAATATGGCTACAAGGCTAGGGTCCAGTAACAATCCTGATTGCATGACAATTAAGCCTTTGTGTCTCAAGGGCATCATCTTGATCCAACCTTTCTTTGGAGGAGAGGCACGAACTTTGTCCGAGAAAAACATGACTCAACCAGCTAACTCAGCACTGACTCTATCGGCTTCTGACACGTATTGGCTGTTATCACTGCCTTTAGGGTCTACCCGTGATCATCCATACTGCAACCCTTTAGCAAACGGTGCAAGCAAGTTGCGGGATCAAAGATTTCCAGCAACAATGGTATGCATATCTGAGATGGATATACTTAAGGATAGAAACTTGGAGTTTTGTGCTGCTTTGGTTAATGCTGGTAAGAGGGTAGAAAAAATGATTTACAAAGGAGTTGGCCATGCATTTCAAGTTCTACTTAATTCTCATCTCTCCCAAATCCGCGTTCAAGAGATGGTGTCCCATCTCAAGGCTTTCATCCACCAATGA